A genomic segment from Acipenser ruthenus chromosome 5, fAciRut3.2 maternal haplotype, whole genome shotgun sequence encodes:
- the LOC117402712 gene encoding cbp/p300-interacting transactivator 2-like has translation MADRMMAMNHGRFPDSANGIHHHHPAHRMGMGQYSNPHLHHQQQQQPQHAYNGLMGDHLHYGGGNMNSNNGVRHAMALGNVNVNGGHPNNNIPPNARYNTQYVGPAVNSQGQLAASMQLQKLNNQYYTHHQPAPHHHYMPDLHPADHQMNGPGQQYRDCNPKRSTSGLPPPVHHHVPAAMLPPNVIDTDFIDEEVLMSLVIEMGLDRIKELPELWLGQNEFDFMTDFVCKQQPSRVSC, from the coding sequence ATGGCAGACCGCATGATGGCTATGAACCACGGACGATTCCCCGACTCAGCAAACGGCATTCACCATCACCACCCAGCACACAGGATGGGAATGGGACAGTATTCGAATCCTCATCTCCAccaccaacagcagcagcagccacagcACGCATACAACGGGTTAATGGGCGATCATTTACACTACGGAGGGGGAAATATGAACTCAAACAACGGGGTAAGGCATGCAATGGCGCTAGGGAATGTGAATGTAAATGGGGGTCATCCTAACAACAACATACCTCCCAACGCAAGATACAATACACAATACGTGGGGCCTGCTGTCAATAGCCAAGGGCAGCTAGCTGCTAGCATGCAGCTACAGAAGCTCAACAACCAGTATTATACCCATCACCAGCCTGCTCCTCACCATCATTACATGCCGGACTTGCACCCTGCAGACCATCAGATGAACGGGCCAGGCCAGCAATACAGAGACTGCAATCCAAAACGGAGCACCTCAGGCTTGCCTCCTCCTGTTCACCACCATGTGCCTGCAGCAATGCTGCCCCCCAATGTCATAGACACGGATTTTATTGATGAGGAAGTCTTGATGTCTTTGGTTATAGAAATGGGTTTGGACAGAATAAAAGAATTACCAGAGCTCTGGTTGGGACAAAACGAGTTTGATTTCATGACAGACTTTGTTTGCAAACAGCAGCCCAGCAGAGTGAGTTGTTAA